From a region of the Opitutales bacterium genome:
- a CDS encoding ribose-phosphate pyrophosphokinase-like domain-containing protein, with translation MGQQEDVADIISMKMFANTEFCPRFISDEHDFEHIGNKLEGKSVIIVSASNLVMSRQSMTMRTLMIARAAKENGAAEVTLVEPDLYYSAQDRGPRPYLGDPSLEREVEDLKKFDGQPFTAKLYAEMLKLAGVDRVVTVHNHSQSVQIMFSQVFEGRFHNLIPYDIYVDYLKNSDILQYGNEGEGLVLCAPDKGARDFVKEVYRRLNLPRAKFIMLDKERSGERKVDIKIHPESEADFESIEGHDIVLFDDMVRTGSTVVKACQFLKQVSPGKTVFALTHFYASEEGRVKLAHTAVDEILTLNSIPTILNRDVQGRLRKKLVVLKIEKWLALKLCEILGTCAIDASKSLYQIDMSSKNKRWRRKIYDNDQLKTLNGIG, from the coding sequence ATGGGGCAACAAGAGGACGTCGCAGACATCATCAGCATGAAGATGTTTGCCAATACTGAGTTCTGCCCCCGTTTCATCTCAGACGAGCACGACTTTGAGCACATAGGTAATAAGCTTGAGGGGAAGAGCGTCATTATCGTGAGCGCGAGTAACCTGGTAATGAGCCGCCAAAGCATGACCATGCGGACGCTCATGATTGCCCGGGCCGCCAAGGAAAATGGCGCCGCCGAGGTCACACTGGTTGAGCCAGATCTCTATTACAGCGCCCAGGATCGCGGACCGCGCCCCTATCTCGGAGACCCTTCTTTAGAGCGCGAGGTCGAGGACTTGAAGAAATTTGACGGTCAGCCCTTCACAGCAAAACTCTACGCCGAGATGCTAAAACTGGCTGGGGTCGACCGTGTCGTCACTGTGCATAACCACTCTCAGTCAGTACAGATCATGTTTTCTCAGGTTTTTGAGGGACGTTTCCACAACCTCATCCCCTACGATATCTATGTCGACTACCTAAAAAATTCGGATATCCTTCAATACGGCAATGAGGGAGAAGGCCTAGTCCTTTGTGCCCCGGATAAGGGCGCGCGTGACTTTGTGAAGGAAGTCTACCGACGCCTCAACCTTCCTCGGGCCAAGTTTATTATGCTCGACAAAGAACGATCAGGAGAGCGCAAGGTAGACATCAAAATCCATCCCGAGAGCGAGGCGGATTTCGAAAGCATCGAGGGGCACGATATCGTCCTCTTTGACGATATGGTACGCACCGGCTCGACCGTCGTCAAAGCCTGCCAATTTCTCAAACAAGTGAGTCCTGGTAAAACCGTGTTCGCACTCACTCATTTTTATGCCAGTGAGGAAGGCCGCGTGAAATTGGCCCACACTGCGGTCGACGAGATCCTGACACTCAACTCGATACCGACCATTTTAAATCGTGACGTCCAAGGCCGCTTGAGAAAGAAACTCGTGGTGCTAAAAATCGAGAAATGGCTCGCACTGAAGCTGTGCGAAATTCTCGGCACCTGTGCTATCGATGCATCCAAAAGCCTGTATCAGATCGACATGTCATCCAAGAACAAGCGCTGGCGCCGCAAGATCTATGATAATGATCAACTGAAAACGTTAAATGGTATCGGCTAG
- a CDS encoding redoxin domain-containing protein, which yields MKHAQIIKTILAICLLAWLPSSNAQQETPEIDWNFWFPNGVTNIKGEPVDMARLENKVVGFYFSAHWCPPCRMFTPKLVKFYEEHKDEMEIVFISADRDQKQKDKYFKEDGMSWLTIELNGEDSNRLSGGLQVSGIPALFILNKDAKIITAQGVQEIYQDPDVAWQTWRTEALAQK from the coding sequence ATGAAACACGCTCAAATCATTAAAACGATCCTGGCCATCTGCCTCCTAGCCTGGCTTCCGTCCAGTAATGCTCAACAGGAGACTCCAGAAATTGACTGGAATTTCTGGTTCCCTAACGGGGTAACCAACATAAAAGGTGAGCCAGTTGATATGGCTCGTCTGGAAAACAAGGTCGTCGGTTTCTACTTTTCAGCTCACTGGTGTCCCCCATGCCGTATGTTCACCCCCAAGCTGGTGAAATTCTATGAGGAGCACAAAGACGAGATGGAGATCGTCTTCATCAGCGCCGACCGCGATCAAAAACAGAAAGACAAATATTTCAAAGAAGATGGCATGAGCTGGCTCACCATTGAGCTAAACGGTGAAGACAGCAACCGGCTCTCAGGCGGTCTTCAGGTGAGCGGGATCCCCGCGTTATTTATCCTAAACAAAGACGCCAAGATCATCACTGCTCAGGGCGTTCAGGAGATTTACCAAGACCCCGACGTGGCTTGGCAGACTTGGCGCACTGAAGCTCTAGCACAGAAATAA
- a CDS encoding MBL fold metallo-hydrolase encodes MRFTDLNGQGGIGANASLIEIGPYTLLIDSGIHPKFSGNAALPDLEKIRDRDVDFILLTHCHLDHVGSIPVAARHFPRARILSSRANCLLGPRMLRNSINVMKRQKEEQDIPEYPFYSFPEVEALEDRMEPLAFHRTYIFDDRGTDLEITLYPAGHVAGAAGMRITCNGESVFTTGDCLFRDLLILGGAEFPVDPVDVIITETTRGMNEATASADRTEEWERLFAETRKTFERGGTVLIPTFALGRMQEVMTQLDARKDEPWLTDIPIYATGLGMDLVNYFDQISKRIGNLVFSRKVLKRLKVRTPDWKWCRGKQPGQPSLLLLSSGMLVENTPSWRAASGILDKPQNSIFFIGYCDPDTAGGQLQRQHAEEPEKPFFFEPLEYECPIRAEIQKFDLSGHAERLEIANYVTEVAPSTVILTHGEAGARDWFSAHFKQHLVDSTIIDPAPGETIEIQKT; translated from the coding sequence ATGCGGTTTACGGATTTGAATGGGCAAGGAGGTATCGGTGCAAATGCATCGCTTATCGAGATCGGTCCCTACACCCTCCTCATCGACTCAGGAATCCATCCAAAGTTTTCCGGAAACGCCGCGCTACCTGACTTGGAAAAAATTCGAGATCGGGACGTCGATTTCATCCTCCTGACCCACTGCCACCTCGATCATGTCGGTTCTATCCCAGTGGCGGCGCGTCACTTTCCGCGAGCACGTATCCTGTCTAGCCGCGCAAATTGCCTCCTGGGCCCGCGCATGCTTCGAAATTCAATCAATGTGATGAAGCGACAAAAAGAGGAGCAGGATATTCCAGAATATCCTTTCTATAGCTTCCCCGAAGTCGAAGCCCTCGAAGATAGGATGGAGCCCTTGGCCTTTCACCGCACCTATATCTTCGATGATCGAGGAACAGATCTCGAAATAACACTTTACCCCGCAGGACACGTCGCGGGAGCGGCAGGTATGCGTATCACTTGCAACGGCGAATCTGTTTTCACCACGGGCGATTGTTTGTTCCGCGATCTCTTAATTCTGGGTGGAGCAGAATTTCCAGTAGACCCGGTAGACGTCATCATCACCGAGACCACGCGGGGCATGAACGAAGCAACCGCCAGCGCAGATCGCACCGAGGAATGGGAGCGCTTATTTGCTGAAACGCGTAAGACTTTTGAGCGCGGAGGGACCGTGCTCATACCGACGTTCGCATTGGGAAGAATGCAAGAAGTGATGACTCAGCTGGACGCTCGAAAAGACGAACCATGGCTGACAGACATCCCAATCTATGCCACAGGCCTAGGGATGGATTTGGTCAATTATTTCGACCAGATTTCAAAACGTATAGGCAACCTAGTCTTTTCCCGAAAGGTACTAAAGCGCCTCAAAGTCCGAACTCCTGATTGGAAATGGTGCCGTGGCAAACAACCTGGTCAACCGTCGCTCCTGCTTCTAAGTAGCGGCATGTTAGTCGAGAATACACCTTCATGGCGGGCCGCATCTGGAATCTTGGACAAACCACAAAACAGTATTTTCTTCATCGGTTACTGCGATCCAGATACCGCCGGTGGGCAACTACAGCGACAGCATGCTGAGGAGCCAGAAAAACCTTTCTTCTTCGAACCCCTTGAATACGAGTGCCCCATTCGGGCTGAAATTCAAAAGTTTGACCTTAGTGGGCACGCTGAACGTTTAGAGATCGCAAATTACGTCACTGAGGTTGCACCGAGCACAGTTATCCTCACCCATGGTGAGGCGGGTGCGCGGGATTGGTTTTCGGCTCACTTTAAACAGCATTTGGTCGACTCAACCATTATCGATCCAGCTCCCGGCGAAACTATAGAAATTCAAAAGACTTAA
- a CDS encoding ApaG domain, which produces MNALSERPIELEGLKVSVDSVVYHYDPDISPEPERPHAFIYFISIKNLSNQTVTLDRRRWILGYHDGTREILDCPTIMGENPTIPQGGTYSYNSYHFAERSTYVSGSYLGLSIELQPIFARIPPFWMEVPEPDRQMELGI; this is translated from the coding sequence ATGAATGCCCTATCAGAACGACCCATTGAACTCGAAGGCCTGAAGGTCTCCGTAGACTCTGTTGTCTACCATTACGACCCAGACATCTCTCCAGAGCCGGAGCGTCCGCACGCATTTATCTATTTCATCAGCATCAAAAATTTGTCCAACCAAACAGTCACGCTAGATCGGCGGCGCTGGATTTTGGGCTACCACGATGGGACGCGTGAGATCCTCGATTGTCCCACTATTATGGGCGAAAATCCCACGATTCCCCAGGGAGGGACTTACAGCTATAATAGTTACCATTTCGCAGAACGCTCCACCTACGTCAGCGGATCTTACCTAGGGCTCAGTATCGAGCTCCAGCCCATCTTCGCGCGTATCCCTCCCTTTTGGATGGAAGTGCCCGAGCCAGATCGGCAGATGGAATTAGGCATCTAG
- a CDS encoding GNAT family N-acetyltransferase, which yields MNFECQIAREENLDVVSSILTEAAQWQRESGAPRWKEEDLTPTRLRQKVRSGIYHIGFRCKDPAGVFSLESIDELFWPGFKDGDALFLHKLAVRRKFAKTGVSYDLLKCAQKIALGCGKKYLRLDCDASRPRLTAFYRDFGFTQVKSIDLGGYIAARFQIELAVGSSL from the coding sequence ATGAATTTCGAATGCCAAATAGCTCGTGAGGAGAATCTCGATGTCGTTTCGTCTATCCTAACAGAAGCGGCTCAATGGCAAAGAGAAAGCGGGGCACCCCGCTGGAAAGAGGAAGATCTTACGCCGACTCGTTTACGGCAAAAAGTAAGATCGGGAATCTATCATATCGGTTTCCGCTGCAAGGATCCAGCGGGGGTGTTCAGTCTAGAAAGCATCGATGAATTGTTCTGGCCGGGATTCAAAGACGGTGACGCGTTGTTTCTACACAAACTCGCGGTAAGGAGAAAGTTCGCCAAAACTGGCGTATCTTATGATCTCTTGAAATGTGCTCAAAAAATCGCGCTTGGGTGCGGAAAAAAGTATCTCAGGCTAGATTGCGACGCGAGCCGACCGCGACTGACGGCGTTCTATCGTGACTTTGGTTTTACTCAGGTGAAAAGTATCGATTTAGGAGGATATATCGCTGCCAGATTTCAGATCGAACTCGCCGTGGGCTCGTCGTTATAA
- the hisG gene encoding ATP phosphoribosyltransferase, with protein sequence MDTHLRIGLPTKGRLAEDASGLLKQAGLKFRRQDRSLFAKVSGLPIEIIFLRTDDIPVLCAESALDMGITGGDCIEEAGVDLTTRLALGMGKCRLSVCVPHDSPAQSAKDLGNARIATSFTNVTQNYFNGLGSEVHLVPLSGSVEIMISLGVADAIVDLVETGSTLVANKLRVLEDIGSYETMLVQNSNVRLPEMADRITRRLEGVVIARSWSLLEYNVPRENLEKAFEITPGFNSPTVNRLERDDWAAIRVMVKRKELNSVMDELEAIDAKAILETQISNCRL encoded by the coding sequence ATGGACACCCATCTCCGCATTGGACTCCCCACCAAAGGGCGCCTCGCCGAAGACGCCTCAGGGCTGCTCAAACAAGCCGGCCTAAAATTCCGCCGCCAGGACCGCAGCTTATTTGCTAAGGTAAGCGGCCTGCCTATTGAGATCATTTTCCTGCGCACGGATGATATCCCAGTTCTCTGTGCGGAGAGTGCGCTGGATATGGGGATCACCGGTGGCGACTGCATTGAGGAAGCCGGGGTAGACCTGACGACGCGCCTGGCTCTGGGTATGGGTAAATGTCGCCTGAGTGTCTGTGTACCGCACGATTCGCCTGCGCAATCGGCTAAAGACCTCGGCAACGCACGGATCGCCACGAGCTTCACAAACGTTACCCAAAACTACTTCAATGGCCTCGGGTCTGAAGTGCATCTGGTACCTTTGTCGGGATCGGTAGAAATCATGATTTCCCTCGGTGTAGCCGATGCCATCGTGGACCTAGTTGAAACCGGCAGTACCCTCGTCGCCAATAAGTTACGTGTCTTGGAGGACATTGGCTCTTACGAGACCATGCTGGTTCAAAACAGCAACGTTCGCCTCCCAGAGATGGCAGACCGCATCACACGTCGGCTCGAAGGCGTGGTAATCGCACGCAGCTGGTCTCTCCTTGAATATAATGTGCCTCGAGAGAATCTCGAGAAAGCCTTCGAGATCACTCCAGGCTTCAATTCGCCCACCGTAAATCGCCTCGAACGCGATGACTGGGCTGCCATCCGCGTGATGGTAAAACGCAAAGAACTCAACTCTGTGATGGACGAGCTTGAAGCGATCGACGCTAAGGCGATTCTAGAGACTCAGATCAGTAATTGTCGTTTGTAG
- the hisE gene encoding phosphoribosyl-ATP diphosphatase: MVSSADNIFQALMGVIDDRKAHPTEKSYTTSLLRKGLDEIGAKITEEAGEVVEAAAEAVETRADHVAHEAADVIYHLFVLLAHTEVPLSAVEAKLAGRFGISGLEEKASRSQK; the protein is encoded by the coding sequence ATGGTATCGTCCGCAGATAACATTTTCCAGGCTTTGATGGGTGTCATTGACGACCGCAAGGCCCATCCAACCGAAAAATCCTATACTACAAGCTTACTCAGGAAAGGGCTGGATGAAATCGGTGCAAAAATAACGGAAGAAGCCGGAGAGGTGGTCGAAGCGGCAGCTGAAGCTGTTGAAACGCGTGCTGATCATGTGGCGCATGAAGCCGCGGATGTCATCTATCACCTCTTTGTATTATTGGCCCACACAGAAGTGCCGCTGAGCGCTGTCGAAGCGAAGCTTGCAGGACGCTTTGGCATTTCGGGTCTGGAAGAGAAAGCATCAAGAAGTCAGAAATAA
- a CDS encoding ABC transporter ATP-binding protein encodes MADKKPSPIRRVSIYLFRYKGSFALTLALAIGMTMLGIFVPQVISQVMDRIMSGEGTRAILIGVLTMLACYGARELLNCLRIRVNNTLEQKVLLDIRRQLHGKLLDLPISFYDKRKSGDVASTVIDDVNNLERALLDGTEQGVTAILMVLGISVMIFTQQPLLAIFVFIPVPALFIMSYIHAKASRKIWRKVRDSAGQLNSLIVEDIQANRLIQSFGLKQRETDRFNDRAETLRNDTLRGMYRWSIFGPSVSWISSLGYVGVVGYGSYLLVTEAPGFTIGEFTAFILYCGMIVEPIRSLSQLTQLFSTGNASGDRVFDLIDHDLEIINAERPQPFPAGLADIQFNNVKFAYSDRAVVLPEMGLNVPAGKVTALVGHTGAGKSTIANLVLRYYDCSEGCVTINGVDVREIDLNQLRAHIGVVSQDPFLFDASVRENMMLAAPDATEAAIVDALKSACAWDFVSRLPDGLDTLIGERGIRLSQGEKQRLTIARVMLKNPSVIILDEATSSVDTITERQIQEALDNLMTDRTVIVIAHRLSTVCRADQIVVLERGEIIERGTHEGLIAQNGHYAQLWSHQQDMIPEEV; translated from the coding sequence ATGGCTGATAAAAAACCAAGTCCGATTCGACGTGTTTCGATCTACCTCTTTCGCTACAAAGGCTCTTTTGCGCTTACATTGGCGCTCGCTATCGGCATGACGATGCTGGGAATTTTTGTCCCCCAAGTCATCAGCCAAGTCATGGATCGTATTATGAGCGGGGAGGGGACACGGGCGATTTTGATCGGAGTTTTGACGATGCTTGCCTGCTACGGTGCGCGCGAACTCCTCAACTGTCTGCGCATCCGGGTGAATAATACACTGGAGCAGAAAGTCCTCCTCGACATCCGCCGCCAGTTGCACGGCAAACTCCTCGATTTGCCGATTTCTTTTTATGACAAACGTAAGTCAGGCGACGTAGCCTCTACCGTAATCGACGACGTCAATAACCTCGAACGGGCCCTTCTTGACGGCACCGAACAAGGAGTGACGGCCATCCTAATGGTGCTGGGAATCAGTGTCATGATTTTTACGCAGCAGCCCTTGCTCGCCATCTTCGTGTTTATCCCTGTCCCGGCTCTCTTTATCATGAGTTACATCCATGCGAAGGCGTCGCGTAAGATATGGCGCAAGGTGCGGGACTCAGCAGGGCAACTTAACTCCTTGATCGTCGAAGACATTCAGGCCAACCGGCTCATACAGTCTTTTGGCTTAAAGCAGCGCGAGACCGATCGTTTCAACGACCGGGCAGAAACGCTCCGCAACGATACATTGCGCGGCATGTATCGCTGGTCGATCTTTGGCCCTTCGGTGTCTTGGATTTCTAGTCTCGGTTATGTCGGAGTCGTTGGCTACGGTTCTTACCTACTGGTGACCGAGGCGCCCGGGTTTACGATTGGTGAGTTCACTGCCTTCATTCTTTATTGCGGTATGATCGTCGAGCCCATCCGCTCGCTCAGCCAACTGACTCAGCTTTTTTCAACTGGCAATGCTTCGGGGGACCGCGTCTTCGATCTCATTGACCACGATCTAGAGATTATCAATGCCGAGCGGCCGCAGCCTTTCCCAGCGGGACTCGCTGATATCCAATTTAATAACGTTAAATTCGCTTATTCCGACCGCGCCGTCGTTCTTCCGGAAATGGGGCTCAATGTGCCTGCCGGTAAGGTGACTGCGCTTGTGGGGCACACCGGTGCGGGCAAGTCAACCATCGCGAACCTTGTGCTGCGCTATTACGATTGTTCTGAAGGGTGCGTCACCATCAATGGAGTCGACGTCCGCGAAATAGATTTAAACCAGCTCCGGGCACACATCGGTGTAGTTTCCCAAGATCCGTTTCTCTTTGATGCATCCGTCCGAGAAAACATGATGCTCGCCGCGCCGGATGCCACGGAAGCAGCGATCGTCGATGCCCTCAAATCCGCTTGTGCTTGGGACTTTGTGAGCCGTCTCCCCGACGGTTTGGATACACTGATTGGAGAGCGGGGCATCCGCTTGAGCCAAGGGGAAAAACAGCGACTGACAATCGCCCGTGTCATGCTGAAAAACCCTTCGGTAATCATCTTAGACGAGGCGACCTCGTCGGTCGACACCATCACCGAACGCCAGATCCAAGAAGCGCTCGACAACCTCATGACAGACCGCACGGTGATCGTCATCGCACACCGCCTGTCCACCGTCTGCCGAGCCGATCAGATCGTCGTCCTCGAACGCGGCGAAATCATCGAACGCGGCACTCATGAAGGCCTCATCGCCCAAAACGGTCACTACGCCCAACTCTGGTCCCATCAGCAGGATATGATACCGGAGGAGGTCTGA
- a CDS encoding glucosidase, protein MDQKSLIDTVEWKRLQADAAREKNWKRWGPYLAERQWATVREDYSADGDAWAAFPYEHSISRAYRWGEDGLLGFTDRQCRLCIAPALWNHQDPHLKERLFGLTGPEGNHGEDVKELYYYLDSLPTHAYARALYKYPQAAFPYSWLREENSRRGLNDLEFEIEDTGVFHESRYFDVDLAYAKQGPDDILITYTVTNRGPDAAPVTVLPSIWFRNTWAWGCEHEGCTLKPRIEMADDAGLTLNHESLGPFRFWVESADGDPWLFTDNESNNPLLFNSEQYTPYVKDAFHRFVVQGEPDAVDPAQRGTKAARLIRMHLAPGESRTVRCRLAAQKQAPADPFADYDAIFARRKAEHDAFYAAVIEQNVSEDDKNIERQAYAGLLWTKQFYHISVVDWLKGDPDTVKPPESRLQGRNKDWKHLFNRDVLSMPDKWEYPWFAAWDLAFHMIPFCRIDPWFAKGQLTLMLREWYMHPNGQIPAYEWNFSDVNPPVHAWAVWRVYKMTGPRGHRDTSFLKHAFLKLSLNFTWWVNRKDETGKNLFAGGFLGLDNIGAFDRSKPLPDGTSLQQADGTAWMAFYCSTMLSMALELAQEDRAYGEMASKFFEHFMNIADAMNTVGETGLWDEKTGFYGDKLRTQDHEIPIRIRSLVGLIPLLAVEILDDDVTEKLPGFRKRMQWFLDHRTDLHDQISMMDCSERDARRHLLAIPSRERLERVLSVLFDEDEFLSPYGFRSLSKYHEDHPFELHLAGETHRVAYTPGESDSWLFGGNSNWRGPIWFPLNYILIEALERYGYYYGDDLKVEFPTRSGNWVTLTEAARGVSLRLNRIFETDQEGARPAHGKNLLYRDDPHFKDLVLFYEYFQADTGRGLGASHQTGWTALVTELVRKGIGGEM, encoded by the coding sequence ATGGATCAAAAATCCCTGATCGATACAGTTGAGTGGAAACGCTTGCAGGCAGATGCCGCGCGGGAGAAAAACTGGAAGCGTTGGGGTCCTTATTTGGCAGAGCGACAATGGGCCACGGTGCGGGAGGATTACTCCGCAGACGGGGATGCCTGGGCTGCTTTCCCCTACGAACACTCAATCAGTCGAGCCTATCGGTGGGGTGAGGACGGCTTGTTGGGTTTTACTGATCGGCAATGCCGGTTGTGCATCGCGCCAGCCTTGTGGAATCACCAGGATCCGCATCTGAAAGAGCGACTTTTTGGGCTGACCGGTCCTGAGGGGAATCATGGCGAAGACGTTAAAGAGCTCTACTACTACCTAGATTCGCTCCCCACGCATGCTTATGCCAGGGCCCTCTATAAATATCCGCAGGCAGCCTTTCCCTATTCCTGGCTCCGGGAGGAGAACAGCCGCCGCGGTCTCAATGACTTGGAGTTTGAGATCGAGGATACGGGTGTCTTCCACGAGAGCCGCTACTTCGATGTCGACCTCGCCTACGCCAAGCAAGGACCGGATGATATCTTGATCACCTACACGGTGACCAATCGTGGGCCCGATGCGGCCCCGGTTACTGTGTTACCCAGCATTTGGTTTCGAAATACATGGGCTTGGGGCTGCGAGCACGAGGGCTGTACGCTCAAGCCGCGAATTGAGATGGCTGATGATGCTGGACTGACCTTGAACCATGAGTCACTCGGGCCCTTCCGCTTTTGGGTAGAATCTGCGGATGGCGATCCCTGGCTATTTACTGACAATGAGAGTAACAACCCCCTGCTCTTTAACAGCGAGCAATACACGCCCTACGTGAAAGATGCCTTTCATCGTTTTGTAGTTCAGGGGGAACCGGATGCTGTAGATCCCGCCCAGCGTGGCACTAAGGCGGCTCGGCTGATCCGCATGCACCTTGCGCCGGGGGAGAGCCGCACAGTTCGTTGTCGTTTGGCCGCACAAAAGCAGGCTCCGGCTGATCCGTTTGCCGACTACGACGCTATTTTTGCCCGACGCAAAGCCGAGCATGACGCCTTCTATGCCGCGGTTATCGAGCAGAATGTCAGCGAGGACGACAAGAACATCGAGCGCCAGGCTTATGCAGGGCTCTTGTGGACCAAGCAGTTTTATCATATCTCCGTGGTCGATTGGCTCAAGGGAGATCCCGATACGGTGAAACCGCCCGAAAGCCGCCTTCAGGGGCGCAATAAAGACTGGAAGCACCTCTTCAATCGCGACGTCTTGAGTATGCCTGACAAATGGGAATACCCCTGGTTTGCCGCTTGGGATTTGGCCTTCCATATGATCCCGTTTTGTCGGATCGACCCCTGGTTCGCGAAAGGACAGCTCACCCTCATGCTCCGCGAATGGTACATGCATCCGAACGGGCAAATCCCCGCCTATGAATGGAACTTTAGCGACGTGAATCCACCCGTTCATGCCTGGGCTGTCTGGCGGGTATATAAGATGACCGGACCGCGGGGGCATCGGGATACGTCGTTCCTAAAACATGCCTTCCTGAAGCTGTCGCTTAACTTTACATGGTGGGTAAATCGGAAGGACGAAACCGGTAAAAACCTCTTTGCTGGCGGGTTTCTCGGGCTGGATAATATCGGGGCCTTTGATCGTTCTAAACCTTTGCCCGACGGCACCTCACTCCAACAAGCCGACGGCACGGCCTGGATGGCATTCTATTGTTCTACGATGCTGAGTATGGCGCTGGAATTGGCGCAGGAGGACCGCGCCTATGGAGAGATGGCGAGTAAGTTCTTTGAGCATTTCATGAATATCGCAGACGCCATGAATACGGTGGGCGAGACCGGCCTTTGGGATGAGAAAACAGGGTTTTACGGCGATAAGCTGCGCACGCAGGACCACGAAATTCCCATCCGTATTCGTTCACTGGTAGGGCTCATTCCCTTGTTGGCAGTGGAGATTTTAGACGACGATGTGACGGAGAAACTACCCGGCTTCCGAAAGCGTATGCAGTGGTTTCTCGATCACCGGACAGATCTGCACGACCAAATTTCTATGATGGATTGTTCGGAGCGAGATGCGCGTCGGCATCTGCTCGCTATACCGTCGCGCGAACGCCTCGAACGCGTGCTCAGCGTTTTGTTCGATGAGGATGAATTTCTGTCTCCCTACGGCTTTCGTTCGCTTTCAAAATACCACGAAGATCATCCATTTGAATTACATCTAGCGGGTGAGACGCACCGCGTGGCCTATACGCCAGGCGAGTCGGATTCATGGCTGTTTGGCGGAAATTCGAATTGGCGCGGGCCTATATGGTTTCCTTTGAATTACATCCTAATCGAGGCCTTAGAACGCTATGGCTACTACTACGGTGACGACTTGAAGGTCGAGTTTCCTACCCGTAGTGGAAATTGGGTGACCTTGACCGAAGCAGCTCGCGGCGTGTCGCTCCGCCTCAACCGTATATTCGAAACAGATCAGGAAGGCGCGCGCCCGGCGCATGGAAAAAACCTGCTCTACCGTGACGATCCGCATTTCAAAGACCTCGTGCTCTTCTACGAATATTTCCAAGCGGACACCGGTCGCGGCCTCGGAGCTAGTCACCAGACCGGCTGGACGGCCTTGGTCACCGAACTGGTCCGCAAAGGTATTGGTGGGGAGATGTAA
- the hprK gene encoding HPr(Ser) kinase/phosphatase has product MRVSTIESIPVREFYDGFKDQLDMHLFAGESGLDRVIREKSINRPSLAMTGYTKYFANKRIQLFGAGEMAFLRDQSEEEQFNSLRRIAEKGIPCIVVSRQLMPTRAMIRMCEDYGIPLIRTPITTKNFTTEGTVLLEDKLAPRTTLHGTLMDIRGIGVLLQGKSGVGKSECALALIERGHSLVADDLTYLRLVGDREIMCTSAELNRGFMECRGIGIIDVAKLFGVRSVRPEKRLDLIINFVEWRQGMVEDRTGLDQDYTSVLGMDIPRVEIPVRPGRDMARLVEVAAMVLALRNQGHDSAREFNERLIAHMSGE; this is encoded by the coding sequence ATGCGCGTCTCTACCATCGAAAGTATCCCTGTCCGCGAGTTTTACGACGGATTTAAGGACCAGCTTGATATGCACCTGTTTGCGGGTGAATCGGGCCTAGATAGAGTGATTCGCGAAAAGAGTATTAATCGGCCTTCACTAGCCATGACAGGCTATACCAAGTATTTCGCCAACAAACGTATCCAGCTTTTTGGTGCGGGAGAAATGGCCTTCTTGCGCGATCAATCTGAAGAGGAACAATTCAATTCGCTGCGGCGCATCGCAGAAAAAGGCATCCCCTGCATTGTCGTCTCACGTCAGCTCATGCCGACACGGGCTATGATCCGGATGTGCGAAGACTACGGCATCCCACTCATCCGCACGCCCATTACCACGAAAAATTTCACCACGGAAGGCACCGTTCTTCTCGAGGATAAGCTTGCCCCACGGACCACTCTACATGGGACCCTTATGGACATCCGAGGCATCGGTGTCCTGCTCCAGGGAAAAAGTGGTGTCGGTAAAAGTGAATGTGCACTCGCCCTTATCGAACGCGGACACAGCTTAGTAGCTGATGACTTGACCTACCTCCGCCTCGTCGGCGACCGAGAGATCATGTGTACCAGCGCAGAACTCAATCGTGGATTCATGGAGTGTCGAGGCATCGGCATCATCGACGTCGCGAAATTATTTGGTGTACGCTCTGTGCGCCCCGAGAAGCGTCTAGATCTTATCATCAACTTCGTCGAATGGAGACAAGGCATGGTCGAAGACCGCACGGGACTCGACCAAGACTATACCTCGGTTCTCGGGATGGACATCCCCCGAGTCGAAATTCCAGTCCGCCCTGGTCGTGACATGGCTCGGCTCGTCGAAGTCGCCGCCATGGTCCTCGCCCTCCGCAACCAAGGGCACGACTCCGCCCGCGAGTTCAACGAACGTCTCATCGCCCACATGAGCGGCGAGTAA